The sequence TTTCtgaataaaacatttagtTCAGGACATGCTTGAAGCGTGGCGTGTACTAAACTAACATTCTATATAAActcattcaaaataaaatacgtTTTTATAGAAGAGATTATAGTACATTGCAAACATTCGAAAACtgtatttgtaatttttccatCAATAAAACTGTAAATTAGTTACACTGTGAAAACAGTCCCACTTTTGACAGCAACTTTTGGACGTTCACATGCTTGAAATTATTCATGGTGTGCTTCCTAGTTCCTCGAAACCAATGCCCACTAAAGAAATGTTTTCTTACCCACTCAAAATAAACTCTTCTCATCAATCCTATCTAAATTGGAAGACATTGGGGTCCCGCAAAAAGTGATGTCCTCTCTTGTCCTCTTCTTCCCGGGTTTCCTCCTTCTTCGCATTTCCTTTTCCTCCGTCCAATGCTTTCCCTTGGCATTGGTGGTAGTGGTGGTGGTTCAGAGAGGAAGAAGAGTGAAGGCCGGAATGCATTTATTGTGAATTGGGAGtagaagagagaaagagagagggaGCGTTGCGCGCAGCTGGGCCATTTATTGATCGCTGCTGCCGGGGGCCCCTATGTCTCTTCTGACGAATGGCGGCGGCGACGAGTGTTGTATGTGTGGatgtgtctgcgtctctcgccCTGCTCCTCTCGTCCCCCTCTCGCCTCATGCAGTAGTGCCGGGGTAGGCGGCGGACAGCTCTACTTTAGACCTCTCTCCGCTATTCTATACCACCACTATTCGCAAGCACTGCGCGTCGTCTCCACTTTGCCATGGGTtcgttttggttttttgtagtGTTAACGATTCGAAATGTGATAAACATAAATATGATTGGGCTTCAATGTTTGTTTCTAGATGTATTAGATTGAGATATTAGCTTCATGCTAATATACCGGAAGTAATTTCTGGGCAGCAAAATCGACCTGCACCATGTCCATACTTTGACTATATTGTTATTTCTTCCGTTCTGCTTGTTTGTCAAAATAAGaggtttctggaaaaatttcataatagtTGATTTTCAGTTTGGTACCGATGACTCAGAAAGAGTTACAATGAGACAAAGAAACAAACTGCAACAAAAGAGAGGGCAATGTCGCCCTCtttttattccttttttcGCTACCAAGTTCTAgctattttgcaacaaatttttcaatgcttCCCGCaacaaataaatcaaaaaggGAAATTGAAGATTGACAGTCTTCTTGATTGATTTGATGGTAGATCTTCATTGagatatttgagaaaaaaataaacaagcgGAGAATGAAATTCAGCAGACCTGTATTATCAGTAAACCATTTgattttaggcaaaaaatgcgACGTATGTCGCAAAAAGTGCTCAGGAGACGTCTTAAAAGCGAATGACAAATACTTTCACATCAACTGCTTTCAGTGCAAAAGTGAGTtcaatcaaaacaatttttccatgaTAAAGATTAGATATCCAAAgttatgttttcaatttccatgAAGTGCCGACATTTCGAAATGTTTGCTTTTTCTTGTGGAAGAGACGGGAAAATGTTTCAGTGTGTTTATTACATAATACAGCACGAGACTCTCGTTGTTATCTCACTTCTGTTTGAACAGGGCATAGCATCCATTACTACTTACACGAAAAAGAACGTTCCAAGCTAAACATTGATAAAAATCTAAGAAACATTGTCACAAAACCTAAtaaccaaaaaagttcaacctttgaaaaaattaaggaACCTACTGTTTATGCTGTTTAGTGTTTCTTAGGTTAGATTTACCAATcaagaaacaaacaaaattaaattgcgATTTTCGCTTTCAATTCAATTACACACATATTTTTCTTGGCCACTTTTGTTTCGGGGGACACTGGTCTTCTTTTTATGACCCCATTTACAAAAGTGTGTTTTCTGAGAACCACCGCCTTTGCAGAGAATCTTGTAATCCTCGAAAGTTAGGCTTCTCCATTGTTCATCCATCATAGATTGTTAAGAAGGATTAGTTGAAATGTGCAACTCTATGACACAAGAATTTCTGCGTCaccatttttggaaaatggtgCCTGTTCGATGGagtgtgaaaatgaaaattttgaagcgaaacgtttttgacatttgaaatCTAACCTGACtttattggtttttgtttcaagttcTGTTCGAATTCCACCTGCAAAATGGCAAACACACTATTATCGCACTGTTTACCTAAAATCGATTCGTCGTTGCGTAAATATTTACCGGGCGCTAAAagacaaattttgtttcatgGCACACTCAACTTGAACTCTATGAGGTGtaacaaaaatgaagaattatTTCGGGTGATTGAGAATATGaagaaataattattatgATTTGGAATAGTCGATCACACgtgaacaattttgaatgtaTAAAATATACCGTTCTGGAATAAATGCTCgttaaataaaagtttcgaCCACGGCAGGATTCGAACCTACAATCTTCTGCTCCGTAGGCAGACGCGTTATCCATTGCGCCACGCGGCCAGATGGCTCTAATGTGTCCACTTCGTAAGACAAGCAGATGTCAGGCGGTATTGTGAATTAATGAGTGTGAATTGAAAGGGGTGACGGTGACGTTACGGTTCGCCTCTGtggcattttgaaaactttttttcgaggTTTATTAAAAtctattattttcagaatgtggTCGGAATCTAGGCGAGACGGGCTTCTACACAACACCAGAAAATGCGTATCTGTGTCCCGACGACTTTCGCGCCGTATCCAAAGAGATAACAGTGAAGACGACGACGCAACAAGCACACGCGTCTTCCTCAAGTGCGGCGACGCCCAAATCTCCGGAGAAATCAAATGGTACAACGGACGTGTCGTCGAGTGGAGCCGCTAATGCCACGCTGCAGCAAATCTCTCCGCTCGGATCACCAACAAGTAAGCAATGAGCTGTCGGAGTGgcagtgaaatttgaaactttcttaTGTATAACACTTAATATTGCAGCGTGTGCCGCCTGTGACCAAGCTTTACATTCGGGTCAAGTACTTCTCGCTCTCGGTCTTTCATGGCACGTGTACTGTTTCAAATGCAGCGAGTGCTCAGCAGTTCTCCATGGAGAGTACATGTCACATCACGGAAAACCATTGTGCCTTCGAGATTATAACGAGAAATTCGGTGTCAAATGTTACGAGTGTGAAAAGTTCATTGCTGGAAAAGTCTTACAGGTGGGTATTTGGttgataacaaaaaataaaagtaaaaccGAACAAAGTTGATTTGTGAACAAAACAATTTAGCACTACATTGTCTACGAAAAACCATAACaacatatattttcagaaaaaaagaaagtattTTAATCAATCTATTTATAAAAACCTTTTGGATCTTCCtgttccaaacttttgttacTTTTGCAATCAAGGTTAAGTTGTACCCCTGCAAAACgttgagaaaagtttttttgttaaaaaaaacaccaagATCAAAACAAGTTGTCTATTCTTCTTTTGACCTTCCCAAAATATTCTATTCAGtcaatttcttttatttaGGCTGGCGGCTACAAATTCCATCCAACTTGTGCCCGCTGTTCACGATGTGGATCTCATTTTGGTGACGGTGAAGAGATGTATATGCAAGGAGACGAGATCTGGCATCCATCCTGTGAGCACGCGCGGACCACCGAAAATATCGCGGTatgcaatttcatttttcattttgtttttccaaaGTATCCGATTTCATCACATTGAAAGtcaagatgatgatgatgcttTCTCAAAGCATTCGAATAAATTCTTAATTACattatactttaaaaaaaatcaatttttagccaaCTGGACGTGCTGCCACATTGTCTCGAAATGAGCCAAAATATCAATCAACGTTTGGACAGCATCAAGCATACATGTACTTGTTGCCAGAGGTGGAACAAACCTACTTGAGACATCCAGTGATGAACGCCAAGGAGCCAAATGCTCCACAATACCACGTTCCACAAGGACCAATCAAGATTCGCAAGTCAAGGATGTCGATGCTCAAAACTGGAATGCAAAGACTTAGTGAGTCCACATACCCGTTTATtagacaaaatattttattttcagcggAGGATTTGGAAAAGAACATCCCACGTCCAAAATCTCCACACATGGACAATGAGGAGCCAATTGAATTAGCTCACTATCCAGCTGCACATGTGCCCGATCCAGACACGGTATGTactgcaaaacaaaaatacgtTAAAACTTGAAAGATATTTGAAACTAAACAATATAAACTTACCGTTTTTTAGTCATTCAAGAGCTAAGTAAATGTTTGtgaatttcaattataatCACTAAATTGTAGACGCCAAATCAAAGTATTAAGCATCCTTTTTTCAGACTGtgcagaataaaaattaaaaaaaaatgtttaaacttaAGAAGAAATGTTTAAATGTGGGAAAAATACATATTCCCGTTGaaacaaaactcaatttcaaaactttaattacgcaggaaatatattttcagcttccTGCTATCGAGCGAGAGGATTTCCCTGCTCCACAATTCCCGTATGCCGTCGAAGAACTCAAAAGAAGACTCTCAACATCATCGGTTGAAAATGAGATTTCCGACGATGAATACTCGGAGAGCGACAAGGTTGACGAGGACAAGTTGAGAAAGACTGTTGAAACTTTGGAGAAGTATAATGATTCTTCCATTGCTCACGTCATCAGGCAAAACATCGAAGACAGTCATAAGAAGCAAAGGTATTAtattttattgcatattttatcATATAATTACTAATTACGTTGCAGGCTGCCACTTCATTGGGATCCAAGAAACGCAAGCAGAACCCCATCTGGCAAGAAAATGCCACATCTCAAATTCCGTTACGACGTCCCAATCAATGCTTGTATGTTTTTGTGCGCTTTCCTAATTGAATCAGTAGCTGGCTATAGAGCACAACACATACTCCTTTCGTGCgccttttcttcttctcaagTGCAAACTCATTgccctttttcattttttcagcgcCATCTCGTCATCTCAATCGTCCGCGTCCATGGGTTGTTTGGCAAGGAGGCGAGAGAGACCAGGGAAACAATACACTGCCGTGCTTCCACATTCCAGAGGATAGCCGGGCGAATACACTCAGAGCCGCCACACTTCCGACGGAATTCGGACAAAACTTGTCGCTTGAGAACTTGGACACCACAATTAGCAGCCACTATTCTGAACGTATGTGAAAGTTTcatgggaaaatttggaaaacagaAGTTGGAAGtgaagaaaatagttttaaaacagtaaaatgaaaaatggactctcttgcaaaacatttttgcaatatttgaaaaaggaacgatttttgatctaaaaaacACTGTTTGTTGGTCACTCAAACatgaattattaaaatattgaaatcagATAACCTTGATAATGTatcgtaaaaattcaaaattcttactctgttattaatttttctcaaattaagAGAATAACGTTTAGACTTCTTTAAACAGTATTTCAAGAACTTTTAAACTGCCGTAGTTGTCACAATAattgctttaattttttcagactcgACGACGGAATCTGGAACAGCTGGAGGACCTCGCTCAGCTGGTGGAGCTGTGCTTCGCTCTTCTCTTCCTGACATGAGCAAACCTGCCAAGCAGTACGACCTGCTGTTTCTCCAAACGACAAATTCGGACCTCCCAGAAGATGTTGACAGGTgagtaatgaaaaaataagttaGCATTCAACTgacatttccttttttgtagACAACATTTGGAACGACACTTGCCGCGAGATCAATTTGAGGAGATCTTCAAGATGTccttaattgaattttataagCTGCCCGAATGGAAGAGGATCAATTTGAAGCGAAAACACAAACTATTCTAACATCCTCGTTTTAGCTGTCGTCGTCTTTCCCTCACCCTCACCAAATCATCTTGTTGCCTGTGTCTTAAACAAAACGTTAGGtcgaatttgttttcttttctccacgcgtaactttttcaaatactcttttttttggtccaatCTATTCTCATCCCAAAGTTGCTCCTGTTCTGCGCATAATTTCGGCAGTCAGTGCATTCgtgttttcggaaaatttgcattCATTTCTTCCTACTTTCTCTTTATGTATTGATTCTGAGGCACTTTACTACTCTGTtatgttttctgatttttatgccaaaataTTGACccaaacttctcaaaaatatctTTCGGGATATAGCTTGTCAGCTTTTATTGCCGCTTTCAACTAgtgtttttcattcaaaatttgtaatttcttAATCAACTTTAAAAGTAACTTTAATTTGTCTTCTACGCGGAATCTCggtttttttctcttcttacagtttttctcacaaaagATTGCATTTTGCATGCGTGCTTTCTTCTATATGAATTGGTGTTCAACGTTTAATTGTCattacatttttatattattctAAATTCCCCTCACATTaataagctttttttaaattgcttaGATTATTCATagcttttttaaacaaaaaatgctcatttttattttaaaatcaaagtgTATACCGCCAGTAAAAAAGCTGTAatcaaaatgaataaaaccTACAGTAGCTAGCTAACATGGGTTtatcatttcttttttattttacacaTGTTGCCTCTTCTAGGCAAATGCTTGTTTCCCATTTGTCTCAATTTACCTATTATATCCCCGTTATTTGTCTCCAAGTCATCccatcttcaattttcaat comes from Caenorhabditis elegans chromosome X and encodes:
- the unc-115 gene encoding Actin-binding lim zn-finger protein limatin involved in axon guidance (Confirmed by transcript evidence), translated to MKFSRPVLSVNHLILGKKCDVCRKKCSGDVLKANDKYFHINCFQCKKCGRNLGETGFYTTPENAYLCPDDFRAVSKEITVKTTTQQAHASSSSAATPKSPEKSNGTTDVSSSGAANATLQQISPLGSPTTCAACDQALHSGQVLLALGLSWHVYCFKCSECSAVLHGEYMSHHGKPLCLRDYNEKFGVKCYECEKFIAGKVLQAGGYKFHPTCARCSRCGSHFGDGEEMYMQGDEIWHPSCEHARTTENIAPTGRAATLSRNEPKYQSTFGQHQAYMYLLPEVEQTYLRHPVMNAKEPNAPQYHVPQGPIKIRKSRMSMLKTGMQRLTEDLEKNIPRPKSPHMDNEEPIELAHYPAAHVPDPDTLPAIEREDFPAPQFPYAVEELKRRLSTSSVENEISDDEYSESDKVDEDKLRKTVETLEKYNDSSIAHVIRQNIEDSHKKQRLPLHWDPRNASRTPSGKKMPHLKFRYDVPINASPSRHLNRPRPWVVWQGGERDQGNNTLPCFHIPEDSRANTLRAATLPTEFGQNLSLENLDTTISSHYSEHSTTESGTAGGPRSAGGAVLRSSLPDMSKPAKQYDLLFLQTTNSDLPEDVDRQHLERHLPRDQFEEIFKMSLIEFYKLPEWKRINLKRKHKLF
- the unc-115 gene encoding Actin-binding lim zn-finger protein limatin involved in axon guidance (Confirmed by transcript evidence); translation: MGKKCDVCRKKCSGDVLKANDKYFHINCFQCKKCGRNLGETGFYTTPENAYLCPDDFRAVSKEITVKTTTQQAHASSSSAATPKSPEKSNGTTDVSSSGAANATLQQISPLGSPTTCAACDQALHSGQVLLALGLSWHVYCFKCSECSAVLHGEYMSHHGKPLCLRDYNEKFGVKCYECEKFIAGKVLQAGGYKFHPTCARCSRCGSHFGDGEEMYMQGDEIWHPSCEHARTTENIAPTGRAATLSRNEPKYQSTFGQHQAYMYLLPEVEQTYLRHPVMNAKEPNAPQYHVPQGPIKIRKSRMSMLKTGMQRLTEDLEKNIPRPKSPHMDNEEPIELAHYPAAHVPDPDTLPAIEREDFPAPQFPYAVEELKRRLSTSSVENEISDDEYSESDKVDEDKLRKTVETLEKYNDSSIAHVIRQNIEDSHKKQRLPLHWDPRNASRTPSGKKMPHLKFRYDVPINASPSRHLNRPRPWVVWQGGERDQGNNTLPCFHIPEDSRANTLRAATLPTEFGQNLSLENLDTTISSHYSEHSTTESGTAGGPRSAGGAVLRSSLPDMSKPAKQYDLLFLQTTNSDLPEDVDRQHLERHLPRDQFEEIFKMSLIEFYKLPEWKRINLKRKHKLF